One genomic region from Yersinia canariae encodes:
- a CDS encoding bifunctional O-acetylhomoserine aminocarboxypropyltransferase/cysteine synthase codes for MKLETLSIHAGYSPDPTTKAVAVPIYQTSSFAFDDTQHGADLFDLKVAGNIYSRIMNPTNDVLEQRVAALEGGIAALAVASGMAAITYAIQTIAEAGDNIVSVAKLYGGTYNLLAHTLPRYGVETRFADHDDIEAIEALIDDRTKAVFCESIGNPAGNIVDLKKLADAAHRHGVPLIVDNTVATPILCRPFEHGADIVVHSLTKYIGGHGSSIGGIVVDSGKFPWAQYPERFAQLNTPDPSYHGVTYTEQFGAAAYIGRCRVVPLRNTGAALSPFNAFLILQGLETLALRMERHTENALKVAYYLQKHPQVSWVKYAGLPDHPEHELAQRYFGGKPAAILSFGIHGGQAAGGRFIDALNLIVRLVNIGDAKSLACHPASTTHRQLNDEELIKAGVPRDMVRLSIGIEHIDDILNDLAQALDAAKS; via the coding sequence ATGAAGTTAGAAACATTATCTATTCATGCAGGTTATTCTCCGGATCCAACCACCAAGGCCGTTGCGGTACCCATTTATCAGACCTCTTCCTTTGCTTTTGATGACACCCAGCATGGTGCTGATTTATTCGACTTAAAAGTCGCGGGCAATATTTACTCGCGCATCATGAACCCGACGAATGATGTATTGGAACAACGAGTTGCGGCATTGGAAGGGGGGATTGCGGCATTGGCTGTTGCTTCCGGGATGGCGGCGATTACGTATGCTATTCAAACTATTGCTGAAGCCGGGGATAACATTGTGTCGGTGGCTAAGCTGTATGGTGGAACTTACAATCTGCTGGCCCATACGTTACCGCGCTATGGAGTAGAAACCCGATTTGCTGATCATGATGATATTGAAGCAATAGAAGCCCTGATTGATGACCGGACAAAAGCTGTTTTTTGTGAATCAATTGGCAACCCTGCGGGCAATATTGTTGATTTGAAAAAACTGGCTGATGCCGCCCATCGCCATGGCGTACCGCTAATTGTTGATAATACTGTCGCGACGCCGATTCTTTGTCGCCCTTTTGAACATGGCGCGGATATTGTGGTGCATTCATTGACCAAATATATCGGCGGTCATGGCTCCAGCATTGGTGGCATTGTCGTCGATTCCGGCAAGTTCCCATGGGCGCAATATCCTGAGCGCTTTGCTCAATTAAATACTCCGGACCCGTCTTATCACGGCGTGACCTACACCGAGCAGTTTGGGGCGGCGGCATATATTGGGCGTTGCCGGGTTGTGCCGCTGAGAAATACCGGTGCGGCACTGTCGCCATTCAATGCATTTCTGATTTTACAGGGGCTAGAAACTCTTGCTTTGCGCATGGAGCGGCATACAGAAAATGCATTGAAAGTTGCCTATTATTTGCAAAAACATCCGCAAGTCAGTTGGGTGAAATACGCCGGTTTACCTGATCATCCTGAGCATGAATTAGCCCAGCGCTATTTCGGGGGTAAACCGGCGGCGATATTGTCATTCGGTATTCATGGTGGCCAGGCTGCGGGTGGGCGATTTATTGATGCACTGAATTTGATCGTGCGGTTGGTGAATATTGGTGATGCCAAATCATTGGCGTGTCATCCCGCGTCAACAACCCACCGTCAACTCAATGATGAAGAACTTATTAAAGCAGGTGTACCGCGGGATATGGTGAGATTGTCGATTGGCATTGAACACATTGACGATATCCTCAATGACCTGGCTCAAGCATTGGATGCGGCGAAATCTTAA
- the umuC gene encoding translesion error-prone DNA polymerase V subunit UmuC: MFALVDVNSFYASCETVFRPDLYGRPVVVLSNNDGCVIARSREAKAVGIPMGAPYFKIQPMMRQHGVIAFSSNYALYSDMSARVMTILEQLVPGIEIYSIDEAFLNLKGVQHSIALEEFGQYVRDHIRKLTGLNVGVGIAPSKTLAKLANHAAKLWHKTKGVVDLSHPERQHKLLALMSVAEVWGVGRRTAKKLEMLGITTALQLSEANPSFIRKHFSVVLERTVRELRGEACLAVAEFAPTKQQIICSRSFSERIIEYQSMREAVCSYAEKAAEKLRKEHQYCRHVSTFIKTSPFAPNERYYSNLASTHLTFPTLDSRDIITAALKCLAAIWQPGHRYLKAGIVLGEFSSQGIAQLGLFDESKPRINSEQLMAAIDKINQSGKSKIAFVGQGINQEWQMKREMLSPAYTTRVKDFPTAIIR, translated from the coding sequence ATGTTCGCTTTAGTTGATGTGAATTCTTTTTACGCCAGTTGCGAAACCGTGTTTCGACCAGATTTGTATGGCCGGCCTGTCGTGGTGCTCTCTAATAATGATGGCTGTGTGATAGCCCGCAGTCGTGAGGCCAAAGCCGTGGGCATCCCAATGGGTGCTCCCTACTTTAAAATTCAACCAATGATGCGCCAGCATGGGGTGATCGCGTTCAGCAGCAATTATGCGCTCTACAGTGATATGTCTGCGCGCGTGATGACCATTCTTGAGCAATTGGTTCCAGGAATTGAAATTTACTCAATTGATGAAGCCTTTCTCAACCTTAAAGGTGTGCAACATTCCATTGCGCTGGAAGAGTTTGGTCAATATGTGCGAGATCATATCCGGAAATTGACCGGCCTAAATGTCGGTGTAGGCATAGCCCCCAGCAAGACATTAGCCAAGTTGGCAAACCATGCAGCCAAGTTATGGCATAAAACTAAGGGAGTGGTCGATTTATCTCACCCCGAGCGCCAACACAAGTTATTGGCACTGATGTCTGTCGCGGAGGTATGGGGAGTGGGCCGCCGTACGGCGAAAAAACTCGAGATGCTGGGGATTACCACCGCATTGCAACTATCAGAAGCCAACCCATCTTTTATTCGTAAACATTTCAGTGTCGTGTTGGAGCGCACGGTAAGGGAGTTACGCGGAGAAGCGTGTTTGGCTGTTGCTGAATTTGCCCCGACCAAACAACAAATAATTTGCTCACGTTCATTTAGCGAACGAATTATTGAATATCAAAGCATGCGCGAGGCGGTTTGCAGTTATGCCGAGAAAGCCGCAGAAAAGCTGCGAAAAGAGCATCAATATTGTCGTCATGTCTCGACGTTTATCAAAACCAGCCCCTTTGCGCCCAATGAGCGATATTACAGTAATCTTGCCAGTACCCACCTCACCTTTCCGACACTGGATTCGCGGGACATTATTACTGCGGCGCTTAAATGCCTGGCTGCGATTTGGCAACCCGGTCACCGTTACCTGAAAGCTGGGATCGTATTAGGGGAGTTTTCAAGTCAAGGTATCGCCCAATTGGGGCTGTTTGATGAGAGCAAACCGCGCATCAACAGTGAGCAATTAATGGCGGCTATCGACAAAATCAATCAATCGGGTAAAAGTAAAATTGCATTCGTCGGACAAGGAATTAATCAAGAATGGCAGATGAAACGCGAAATGTTATCACCTGCATATACTACCCGCGTTAAGGATTTCCCGACCGCCATCATCAGATGA
- a CDS encoding winged helix-turn-helix transcriptional regulator has product MKIMKPQNLADTVSFPEQLRRGELLNVNCPSREILKRVTSRWGVLILIALSNETLRFSALRRKIGGVSEKMLAQTLQNLEEDGFIDRIAYPVVPPHVEYKLTSLGREVQEQVEGLALWLEENLPRIMEQRQQRAAL; this is encoded by the coding sequence ATGAAAATAATGAAACCACAAAATTTGGCCGACACTGTTTCATTTCCGGAGCAACTTCGGCGGGGTGAATTGCTCAATGTAAATTGCCCGTCCAGAGAAATTCTCAAGCGAGTTACCAGCCGCTGGGGGGTATTAATACTCATCGCGTTGAGTAATGAAACTTTACGTTTCAGTGCCTTGAGAAGAAAAATTGGCGGTGTTAGTGAAAAAATGCTGGCGCAAACTCTGCAAAATCTCGAAGAAGATGGATTTATTGACCGTATTGCGTATCCGGTGGTGCCACCTCATGTGGAATACAAACTCACTTCATTGGGAAGAGAGGTTCAGGAGCAGGTTGAAGGATTGGCTCTCTGGCTTGAGGAGAATTTACCTCGCATTATGGAGCAGCGGCAGCAGCGGGCCGCATTATAA
- a CDS encoding DMT family transporter → MNALLYLLVVLIWGTTWIAITLQQQGDVAITVSIFYRFALAAGIMMIFLLLVRRLRHLALRDHLFCVVQGFCVFAFNFYCFYHAAAYISSGLESVIFSMAVLFNAINGIIFFRQRLSPNLLPASILGMIGIIALFWQDLTATQLAPELLKGIGLSLLGTYGFSLGNMISSRHQRRGLDILSTNAYAMTYGAVLMGVFSLIQHHSFTIELTPRYLGSLLYLAIFGSVIAFAAYFSLIGRIGASGAAYSTLLFPLVALTISTFYEGYHWHLNAIIGLLLILLGNLVMFSKPGMVQSWFKRPYLG, encoded by the coding sequence ATGAACGCGCTGCTTTATTTGCTGGTTGTATTGATTTGGGGAACAACATGGATTGCAATTACCCTGCAACAACAAGGAGATGTTGCTATCACGGTGTCTATATTTTATCGGTTTGCATTGGCGGCCGGTATCATGATGATTTTTTTGCTGCTCGTTCGCCGCTTGCGCCATCTCGCCCTACGTGACCATCTGTTTTGTGTCGTCCAAGGGTTTTGCGTCTTTGCCTTTAACTTTTACTGTTTTTATCATGCGGCGGCTTATATCAGCAGTGGTCTGGAGTCCGTCATTTTCTCCATGGCCGTATTATTCAATGCTATCAATGGTATAATTTTCTTTCGCCAACGTCTCAGCCCTAACCTGCTGCCCGCCAGTATTCTGGGGATGATAGGTATTATTGCTTTATTCTGGCAGGACCTCACTGCAACTCAACTGGCCCCCGAATTACTGAAAGGGATTGGCCTGAGTCTATTGGGGACTTACGGTTTCTCACTGGGCAATATGATAAGTAGCCGCCACCAGCGCCGAGGGTTGGATATTCTGTCAACCAATGCTTATGCCATGACGTATGGCGCGGTGCTAATGGGAGTGTTTAGCTTAATTCAGCATCACTCTTTTACTATTGAACTGACACCACGTTATCTTGGCTCATTACTCTATCTGGCTATTTTCGGTTCGGTCATTGCCTTTGCCGCTTATTTCAGCTTGATTGGCCGTATTGGTGCCAGTGGCGCGGCTTACAGCACATTGTTATTCCCTTTGGTTGCGCTAACCATATCAACCTTCTATGAAGGCTATCACTGGCACCTGAATGCTATTATCGGTTTACTACTTATCTTACTGGGTAATTTGGTTATGTTCTCCAAGCCGGGTATGGTGCAATCCTGGTTTAAACGGCCATATCTGGGATAA
- the umuD gene encoding translesion error-prone DNA polymerase V autoproteolytic subunit → MSAFGNAAQDYIEKRIDLNEHCIVHPAATFFMTAEGESLADAGIHHGALLVIDRSLQAKHGDTVVVTIGGEFSIKRLYLRPFLRLEALNASSPPLKLAEGDEEWAIFGVITFSINKLKSCSL, encoded by the coding sequence ATGAGTGCATTTGGTAATGCTGCACAAGATTATATTGAAAAAAGAATAGATCTTAATGAGCACTGTATTGTTCATCCTGCCGCCACTTTTTTTATGACGGCTGAAGGCGAATCTTTGGCCGATGCCGGCATCCACCATGGCGCACTGTTAGTGATAGACCGCAGTTTGCAGGCGAAACATGGAGATACTGTCGTCGTCACTATTGGGGGGGAATTCAGCATTAAGCGCCTTTACTTACGGCCCTTCCTCCGCCTGGAAGCGCTGAATGCCAGTTCCCCGCCACTAAAACTGGCAGAGGGGGATGAAGAGTGGGCAATTTTTGGTGTTATTACATTTAGTATCAATAAGTTAAAATCATGTTCGCTTTAG
- a CDS encoding SDR family oxidoreductase — protein MIAVTGATGQLGRLVINALLKKVPASEIIAAVRSPEKASDLAALGVQVRKADYSQPATLEAAFQGVDKLLLISSSEVGQRLTQHAAVIKAAQHVGVKLLAYTSLLHADKNPLGLGEEHRATEALLRESGLPVVLLRNGWYTENYAASIAPSLAHGAFIGAVGDGRIASASREDYAQAAATVLTQENQAGKVYELAGDDSYTLAEFSAEIARQSGKPVIYKNLSEADFKQALLGAGLPEEFAALLADSDAGAAKGGLFDDSHTLSKLIGRPTTPYAKVIAATLTSL, from the coding sequence ATGATCGCAGTAACTGGTGCCACAGGCCAACTCGGCCGCCTTGTTATTAACGCATTACTTAAAAAAGTACCTGCCAGTGAAATTATTGCCGCAGTCCGCAGCCCTGAAAAAGCCAGTGATTTGGCGGCATTAGGGGTTCAGGTACGCAAAGCTGATTATAGTCAACCCGCCACCTTGGAGGCCGCTTTCCAAGGGGTTGATAAACTGCTGTTAATCTCATCCAGTGAAGTCGGACAGCGGCTTACTCAGCATGCTGCCGTCATCAAGGCAGCCCAACACGTAGGCGTCAAATTATTGGCGTATACCAGTTTGTTACATGCCGATAAAAACCCACTGGGATTAGGTGAGGAACACCGCGCCACAGAAGCACTTTTACGTGAGTCTGGCCTGCCGGTGGTGCTATTGCGAAATGGTTGGTATACCGAAAACTATGCTGCAAGTATCGCGCCGTCTCTAGCGCATGGGGCATTCATTGGTGCCGTGGGTGACGGGCGGATAGCCTCTGCCAGTCGAGAAGATTATGCACAAGCCGCCGCTACCGTGCTGACCCAAGAAAACCAAGCGGGCAAAGTGTACGAATTAGCCGGTGATGACAGTTATACCCTGGCGGAATTCTCAGCAGAAATTGCCCGTCAATCAGGCAAACCTGTGATATATAAAAACTTATCTGAAGCTGACTTCAAGCAAGCACTGCTTGGTGCCGGTTTACCTGAGGAGTTCGCCGCCCTTCTGGCAGATTCTGATGCTGGGGCGGCTAAAGGCGGGTTATTTGATGATAGCCATACTTTGAGCAAGCTTATTGGCCGCCCAACCACACCTTATGCCAAAGTCATTGCTGCAACCCTGACCTCACTTTAG
- a CDS encoding YciI family protein gives MFVVSLTYHQPIDVVESLTENHKEWLKKYYAQGVFIASGRKVPRTGGIILVKSIEREALDKILAEDPFNAVANYSVTEFIPSMAIESVEALKTL, from the coding sequence ATGTTTGTTGTCAGCTTGACTTACCATCAACCTATCGACGTCGTTGAATCACTGACTGAAAATCATAAAGAGTGGTTGAAAAAGTATTATGCTCAAGGCGTGTTTATCGCCTCTGGTCGTAAAGTGCCGCGCACTGGCGGTATTATTTTGGTGAAAAGTATTGAGCGTGAAGCGCTGGATAAGATATTGGCAGAAGATCCGTTTAATGCGGTGGCTAATTACAGTGTGACTGAGTTTATTCCTTCAATGGCTATTGAATCAGTCGAAGCGCTCAAAACACTGTAA